From Bradyrhizobium symbiodeficiens, the proteins below share one genomic window:
- a CDS encoding DUF2946 family protein — MTRLAFKRRIGWGAAFIAAYALVFNVILSSILIASVSPTAAAAAHELCISSDNTDAARTDADKTSGKTSVHCPLCVAHHIAGTLPPPQPTLTGRIPLTASAVHSFRQRIIAYTRSFDHLSRGPPALI; from the coding sequence ATGACACGGCTCGCTTTCAAGCGACGGATCGGCTGGGGCGCTGCGTTCATTGCAGCCTATGCTCTCGTCTTCAACGTCATCCTGTCCAGCATCCTCATTGCGAGCGTATCTCCCACGGCCGCCGCGGCAGCTCATGAGCTGTGCATCAGCAGCGACAATACGGATGCAGCACGAACCGACGCGGACAAGACCAGCGGCAAGACCTCCGTGCATTGCCCGCTCTGCGTGGCGCACCATATCGCCGGTACTTTGCCACCGCCTCAACCCACATTGACTGGCCGCATTCCGCTGACGGCGAGTGCGGTCCATTCCTTCCGGCAGCGGATCATCGCCTACACGCGATCGTTCGATCATCTGTCGCGCGGACCTCCTGCCCTGATCTGA
- a CDS encoding GFA family protein produces the protein MSTITGGCHCGAIRYEVEGDAIVHALCHCRDCRLHAGAPVVGWTMYPESALKVTKGEPKVYNSSEHGRRHFCGHCGTGLFYINADMLPGIIDIQSATYDDPDAVPATMHIQVAERLRWMEHAHELPTFERYPPQP, from the coding sequence ATGAGCACCATCACCGGCGGCTGTCACTGCGGCGCAATCCGTTACGAGGTCGAGGGCGACGCGATCGTGCATGCGCTGTGCCACTGCCGCGATTGCCGGCTCCACGCCGGCGCTCCCGTCGTCGGCTGGACGATGTATCCGGAGAGCGCGCTCAAGGTGACCAAAGGCGAGCCCAAGGTCTACAATTCCTCGGAACACGGCCGGCGACACTTTTGCGGCCATTGCGGCACCGGCCTGTTCTATATCAATGCCGACATGCTGCCCGGCATCATCGACATCCAGAGCGCGACTTACGACGATCCCGATGCCGTGCCGGCGACGATGCACATCCAGGTCGCCGAGCGGCTTCGCTGGATGGAGCACGCGCACGAACTGCCGACGTTCGAGCGCTATCCGCCGCAGCCATAG
- a CDS encoding DUF1254 domain-containing protein, with product MIRLLFTVVAGVVLGLVVHLVSVLALPRIATQDAYSRLTPMTKLNGVSQLPLADPQTSPMPFMDPAFALAICRYDLSSGPIKLTVPVSQAYTSVSFYTRNEIAYYAINDRSAGRKVIELDLMTEAQHSELPEDEEITAADRLIIDSPSTTGLILMKALAPEPGLMPQAQATLQAASCGPQTEQPANAEAPRGRR from the coding sequence ATGATCCGCCTGCTGTTCACCGTCGTTGCCGGCGTGGTGCTGGGCCTCGTGGTCCACCTCGTCAGCGTGCTGGCGCTGCCGCGGATCGCGACGCAGGATGCCTATTCGCGACTGACGCCGATGACGAAACTCAACGGCGTCAGCCAGCTTCCCCTCGCCGATCCGCAGACGTCCCCGATGCCGTTCATGGACCCGGCCTTTGCGCTGGCGATCTGCCGCTACGACCTCTCGAGCGGACCGATCAAGCTGACGGTGCCGGTGAGCCAGGCCTACACCTCGGTGTCGTTCTACACCCGCAACGAGATCGCCTATTACGCCATCAACGACCGCTCGGCGGGCCGCAAGGTGATCGAGCTCGACCTGATGACGGAAGCGCAGCACAGCGAGTTGCCGGAAGACGAAGAGATCACCGCGGCCGACCGCCTGATCATCGATTCTCCCAGCACCACCGGCCTGATCTTGATGAAGGCGCTCGCCCCCGAGCCCGGCCTGATGCCGCAGGCGCAAGCCACGCTTCAAGCCGCGAGCTGCGGCCCGCAGACCGAGCAGCCCGCCAATGCCGAGGCGCCGCGCGGCCGGCGGTGA
- a CDS encoding DUF1214 domain-containing protein, producing MRLILITLTALLLATVVGLGATWMTTTRGTEIGALTIGPWTARPRTGTADVDPYSRATIVRNGELPIGTGDGVAFTATTDDKKKALDGRCDVIVSGVTPPARFWTLTLYDRKGHLVANSLQRYGFTSQEIVRQSDGSFEIRIASRSRAGNWLPTGGIERYALMLRLYDTPVGVATRTQRDAPMPSISTVGCS from the coding sequence GTGCGGTTGATCCTGATCACATTGACGGCCCTTCTGCTCGCGACGGTGGTCGGCCTGGGCGCGACCTGGATGACGACGACGCGCGGCACCGAGATCGGCGCGCTGACCATCGGCCCCTGGACCGCGCGCCCGCGCACCGGCACCGCCGACGTCGATCCCTATTCGCGCGCCACCATCGTGCGCAACGGCGAGCTGCCGATCGGCACCGGCGACGGCGTCGCCTTCACCGCCACCACCGACGACAAGAAGAAGGCGCTCGACGGCCGCTGCGACGTGATCGTCTCCGGCGTGACGCCGCCGGCGCGGTTCTGGACGCTGACGCTCTACGACCGCAAGGGCCACCTCGTCGCCAATTCGCTGCAGCGCTACGGCTTCACCAGCCAGGAGATCGTGCGGCAATCCGACGGCTCGTTCGAGATCCGCATCGCCTCGCGCTCGCGCGCCGGCAACTGGCTGCCGACCGGCGGCATCGAGCGCTACGCCTTGATGCTCCGCCTTTACGACACCCCGGTCGGCGTTGCCACGCGCACCCAGCGCGATGCGCCGATGCCCTCCATCTCGACGGTGGGCTGCTCATGA
- a CDS encoding sulfite exporter TauE/SafE family protein, giving the protein MFDFDQPLFIAGLLLGFSSSLHCFGMCAGIASSLHFAADFGSNRPRQGLLTTTVLINAGRISAYMLAGAIVGAIGSSVFGSFDHAFAHAILRWAAAAALAWIGLSMLEVLSLPAGLSRLVAAVTAKIGTAARATNLPPTLGLFVSGAVWGFLPCAMVYAALFYAMLSGSWLGGALAMSGFGLGTLPVLLGAGLGLPLLRRRATAGWLRNTVALAIIAVGLVSAGVSPSTLAVWCRT; this is encoded by the coding sequence ATGTTCGATTTCGACCAGCCGCTGTTCATCGCCGGGCTCCTGCTGGGCTTTTCCTCGAGCCTGCATTGCTTCGGCATGTGTGCAGGCATTGCTTCCTCCTTGCACTTCGCCGCCGACTTCGGTTCGAACCGGCCGCGGCAGGGTCTGCTGACGACGACGGTTCTGATCAACGCGGGGCGCATCTCGGCCTACATGCTGGCAGGCGCCATTGTGGGCGCGATCGGATCGAGCGTGTTCGGATCGTTCGACCACGCGTTCGCCCATGCGATCCTGCGCTGGGCCGCGGCCGCGGCTCTCGCCTGGATCGGACTTTCGATGCTCGAAGTGCTGTCGCTGCCGGCGGGGCTGTCGCGGCTGGTCGCGGCCGTCACCGCCAAAATCGGCACGGCCGCGCGTGCGACGAATCTACCACCGACGCTGGGGCTGTTCGTCAGCGGTGCGGTCTGGGGCTTTCTGCCCTGTGCCATGGTCTACGCGGCGTTGTTCTACGCCATGCTGTCCGGCTCGTGGCTCGGGGGCGCGCTGGCGATGAGCGGCTTCGGCCTCGGCACCCTTCCGGTCCTGCTCGGTGCCGGGTTGGGACTTCCGTTGCTACGGCGCCGTGCGACCGCGGGATGGCTGAGAAACACGGTCGCGCTCGCCATCATCGCGGTGGGGCTCGTCAGCGCCGGCGTGTCGCCTTCGACCTTGGCCGTGTGGTGCCGAACCTGA
- a CDS encoding transglycosylase domain-containing protein, producing MRQIIPSHWKQKARNFFLDLDARIDSSLFSSAKGIRELYERYSTFMDRFYVGRWKRWVFIEPLSEAATLGLGGLVVMLTLAIPAFRETADEDWLKKSDLAVTFLDRYGNPIGSRGIKHNDSIPLEDFPDVLIKATLATEDRRFYDHFGIDIAGTARALVTNAQAGGVRQGGSSITQQLAKNLFLSNERTIERKVNEAFLAVWLEWRLTKNEILKLYLDRAYMGGGTFGVDGAAHFYFNKSVRDVTLAEAAMLAGLFKAPTKYAPHINLPAARARANVVLDNLVDAGFMTEGQVFGARRNPAFAVDRRDEASPNYYLDYAFDEMRKLVDTFPKSYTERVFVVRLAIDTNVQKAAEDAVENQLRQFGRDYHATQAATVVSDLDGGIRAMVGGRDYGASQFNRAVDAYRQPGSSFKPYVYTTALLNGYTPNSIVVDGPVCIGNWCPQNYGHSYSGAVTLTQAITRSINVVPVKLSIEIGRKNEPKAQNPAKVGRAKIVEVARRFGLKAPLPDTPSLPIGSDEVTVLEHAVAYATFPNRGKAVTPHAVLEVRTGAGDLVWRWDRDGPKPRQAIPASVAADMAGMMSHVVSEGTARRAALDGIPTAGKTGTTNAYRDAWFVGYTGNFTCAVWYGNDDYSPTNRMTGGSLPAQTWHDIMLAAHQGVEVREIPGVGMGQKLPPQHISNAQANAAPKVLETKPGPPPVLTKRGADILVRVEKLLDDAAKTAKKSADADTKAARPSSATSALAFPQNYAEENANASAPRKN from the coding sequence GTGCGCCAGATCATACCATCGCATTGGAAGCAGAAGGCCCGGAATTTCTTCCTGGACCTCGATGCGCGCATCGATTCCTCGCTGTTCTCCTCGGCCAAGGGCATCCGCGAGCTCTACGAGCGCTACTCGACCTTCATGGACCGCTTCTATGTCGGGCGCTGGAAGCGCTGGGTGTTCATCGAACCGCTGTCGGAGGCCGCTACCCTCGGGCTCGGCGGCCTGGTGGTCATGCTCACCCTCGCCATCCCCGCCTTCCGCGAGACTGCGGACGAGGACTGGCTGAAGAAGTCCGACCTCGCGGTAACGTTCCTCGACCGCTACGGCAACCCGATCGGCAGCCGCGGCATCAAGCATAACGACTCGATTCCGTTGGAAGATTTTCCAGACGTGCTGATCAAGGCGACGCTGGCGACCGAAGACCGCCGCTTCTACGACCATTTCGGCATCGACATCGCCGGCACCGCGCGCGCGCTCGTCACCAACGCGCAAGCCGGCGGCGTCCGCCAGGGCGGCTCCTCGATCACCCAGCAGCTCGCCAAGAACCTGTTTTTGAGCAACGAGCGCACCATCGAGCGCAAGGTCAACGAGGCCTTCCTCGCGGTCTGGCTGGAATGGCGCCTGACCAAGAACGAGATCCTCAAGCTGTATCTGGACCGCGCCTATATGGGCGGCGGCACTTTCGGCGTCGACGGCGCGGCGCATTTCTACTTCAACAAGTCCGTGCGCGACGTGACGCTGGCGGAAGCCGCGATGCTCGCCGGCCTGTTCAAGGCGCCGACCAAATACGCACCTCACATCAACCTGCCCGCCGCGCGCGCCCGCGCCAACGTGGTGCTCGACAATCTCGTCGACGCCGGCTTCATGACCGAGGGCCAGGTGTTCGGCGCCCGCCGTAATCCCGCCTTCGCCGTCGACCGCCGCGACGAGGCTTCGCCGAACTACTATCTCGACTACGCCTTCGACGAGATGCGCAAGCTGGTCGACACCTTCCCGAAATCCTACACCGAGCGCGTCTTCGTGGTGCGCCTCGCCATCGACACCAACGTGCAGAAGGCCGCCGAAGACGCGGTCGAGAACCAGCTGCGCCAGTTCGGCCGCGACTATCACGCAACGCAGGCGGCGACCGTGGTGTCCGATCTCGACGGCGGCATCCGCGCCATGGTCGGCGGCCGCGACTATGGCGCCAGCCAGTTCAACCGCGCCGTCGACGCCTACCGCCAGCCGGGTTCGTCGTTCAAGCCCTACGTCTACACCACCGCGCTGCTGAACGGTTACACGCCGAACTCGATCGTGGTCGACGGCCCGGTCTGCATCGGCAATTGGTGTCCGCAGAATTATGGCCATTCCTATTCCGGCGCGGTGACGCTGACTCAGGCGATCACGCGCTCGATCAACGTCGTGCCGGTCAAGCTGTCGATCGAGATCGGCCGGAAGAACGAGCCCAAGGCGCAGAACCCGGCCAAGGTCGGCCGCGCCAAGATCGTCGAGGTCGCCCGCCGCTTCGGCCTCAAGGCGCCGCTGCCCGACACGCCGTCGCTGCCGATCGGCTCGGACGAAGTCACCGTGCTCGAGCACGCGGTCGCCTACGCGACCTTCCCCAACCGCGGCAAGGCGGTGACGCCGCATGCGGTGCTCGAAGTGCGCACCGGCGCCGGCGACCTGGTCTGGCGCTGGGACCGCGACGGGCCGAAGCCGCGGCAGGCGATTCCCGCCTCCGTCGCCGCCGACATGGCGGGCATGATGAGCCACGTCGTCAGCGAGGGCACCGCGCGCCGCGCCGCGCTCGACGGCATTCCGACCGCGGGCAAGACCGGCACGACCAACGCGTATCGCGACGCCTGGTTCGTCGGCTACACCGGCAATTTCACCTGCGCGGTCTGGTACGGCAACGACGACTACTCGCCGACCAACCGCATGACCGGCGGCTCGCTGCCGGCGCAGACCTGGCACGACATCATGCTCGCGGCGCATCAGGGCGTCGAGGTGCGGGAAATCCCCGGCGTCGGCATGGGCCAGAAGCTGCCGCCGCAGCATATCAGCAACGCGCAGGCCAACGCGGCGCCGAAGGTGCTGGAGACCAAGCCCGGTCCGCCGCCGGTGCTGACCAAGCGCGGCGCCGACATTTTGGTGCGCGTCGAGAAGCTGCTGGACGACGCAGCCAAGACCGCAAAGAAATCGGCGGATGCCGACACCAAGGCGGCCAGGCCGTCTTCGGCGACGAGCGCGCTCGCCTTTCCGCAGAACTATGCGGAAGAAAATGCCAACGCTTCCGCCCCGCGCAAGAACTGA